ACTCATCATTACGCATTACCTCCAATCATCTGGGACAACAGTAATTCTTCTACCGCCGCCAGTCGATCAGGAATAGTCGGCGTGCTTTTTTGCTTTTCGATTGCTGCCAGTTCGGCAGCGGTATAGGGGATATAGCGCTTTATATCCTCGTACGTGTCATAAGCGTCGCAGCCCAATACTCCCGGTACGTCGATAACTTTTTCAACATCTTTTCCGCCGTTTTCATATTCTTTTATAACTTCAATATGCGACTGCTCTGCAACAGCCGTCACGGCGTCATGGTGGATTGTCAACTTGTCCAGTTCCAGGTGTCCTTTTTCTAAATCTGGATTCAAGATTTCATTGCCATGCTGATCTAAAATTTTCATAACTTTTATTCTCCTTTTAAGACAACCGTTTCCACATATGAACACCAACATATGGAGGCATAATATCCATTGCTTTTCCACCTCCGCCTAAAGCTCCAATCCAATCAGTCGGATCGTTTGTAAGATAGTCTCTGGCTCGTACTTGTACGGTGCTGCCATCGTGATTATTGTCGACTGTATAATATCCGTGCGTATAGAGTCCTACATTGGGTAGATTGTCTTGCGAGATGGTCTTTGTTTTGCTGCCGCCGTAATATGTTCCATTCTTCATTTCATCTTGAGTTGAGCCATAAAGAAAAACATCTTCCTGCCGCATCCATGTACCGCCTAAAAAAGATGCAGGACTCACATTTTTAAAAGAAATATAATAAGTACCGACTGGAAAAACATATGTTAATAAGTCTGCTTTCGTTAAATAGCCTGTGGGAATTCCTTTTAAGTCTGAATATTCTCCGGAACGCGCAACTGGTGAAAGCTGCGGAGTTTCAGCGCTCTTGCCGACTTCGTTTACCTCGCGTTTGACCTTTCCTAATATGGTAGACGGAGATTTCCCCAGTGTGGGGGTGACGGTATGAGAGCCGTTCTCCCAAACTTCTTCAATTTCCTCCACTCGGGCAGTATATTTAATCCCGGTCTCCTGATCGATCACCGTTCCGAGATCGCCCAAATCGTAATCTTCACGGTAAACCAGGGTGTTGGAAGTCAGCACCGAGAAATCAGCGGATTCCGCAATCGGATATTGGGTGAGCTTTTCCTTTCCTCTCTGAATGAGTTTTGCTTGGTATGTGGTATCGGTATCATCTTTTTCCCGCTGTAAATCGCGGGCATCAACCCAAAGCTCCTTTCTCGGATTGCCGTTTGTTTGGTCAACGGTCACGATAATACGGTCAGCATCTTCACCTTCACCAGCGACATATGCAAAGTTGCGGTAATCTCCGGCGCTGCGGGTATAAGTGGATAGGGAGGATGTTTCCTCTTCGTCTGAGAACACTGCGAGCGAGTGAACGGCTTGATTTTCCGTGCGGTCAAGCCCCTGCCATATTTCGGCGTACATTTGGTCATGAGGATAATCGTACAGAATCCGGAATCCACATTCCTGCGGTGTTGCAATCTCTCTGATTTTTGAAAGCAGATCGTCCCCTCTGGTTTGCACCGGTACCGGCGTTCCGAGACCGTGCATTGCCCCTAGAGACAGCTTGGCTATTTTTCGCTTGCTGTCAGCCGGGGTAATGCAGTAGTTTGTGATCCATTCCCGCGCCCAGACTTCCGGTGTCTTGGTACCTGTGACGATGTCGGTAATTAAACGGCCGCAAAGGATATCCTCTAAGAAATGACCTTTTACAATGGTGTCGTGTTTCTCTTTATCGTAGGACACATCTTGAATGATCCCGGTTTCAACCAGTCCCTTAGACCAGATGTATTCTGCTCCCATAAAAAGCGGAAAATATTTTGGAGAACAGTGAAGTTCAAAATTTCCCGTTTCATAATATTTGCGGTCCCAGATTAAAGAAGAGAAATCATCGAGCGCACCGAGCTCTGCGAAATCAGCATTTAAGATAATTAAATCGATCAATCTTTACACCCCCAAATATTTTGCAGACCAGCGGGGATATACCTCTAAATTGGTATACCCATCATCTGCGGTATAAGAAAGCGTATTTTCTCCTTCCAAAATCTGAAAGAAGGTACTGGTGCGGTCTTTTTTCTGACTGATGTTGACCCCGTTTAACTCAATGCGTTTATTTCCGTGTTCGGTCGTAACGACTAAATGATCTCCGGCTTTCATGTCTACGATTACTCGTAAAAATTCTCCGGTTGTCAAATTGTCTATTCGTGGGTTCTTTACGACGTTTGTTGCAATGAATTCTATTTCGAGTCCGGTCGATACGGCGCCGGGATTTATGACAGTTAGTTCATTGTTGTATTTGCGGTATGCCAAAGTAAGGTTTGTTCCCTTGAAAATCGAAAACGGCGTCAAGAGTACCGGCACTTTCCCGGCGATATTGTCTGAAAACTCATCCCCGATAAAATAGGGGTTGGGGCAGGTAAGCTCAAAATAAAAAGCGAACGGATCGTAAAGATTCGCTCGCTTATCTTTAAAAACGGTTGTCCGATAGGAAATATGACGTTCTGTTCCGCAGTAATTTACAGTTAATACACCGGGATGATGTACTACAAAGAAATCCTCTATTTGATGACGTATTAATTCCGTATCGCCGCTACCGCGATATTCTGCCTCTATTGCAACTACTCGTGGTTCCACACGATATCCGAGTTCCTGACTTCCGTCGAATTGGGCGTTTGCTTTTAAATTGTAGGTAATATCAGAAGATTCAATCCCTTCAATGGTTAGAATGCCGTAGTTCGTTCCGGTACCCATGGACAAGGTGTGATTGTTGCTTTTAAGTGTCAATGTGAGCTGCTTTTTATCAATCATAGGCTAATTCCCTCTTTGCGCGTTTTACGGCTCTTGCATGAGCCTGTGGGGTAGGAACCGGTTCGTAGAAATTAAAGGTATCATTGCTGGAAACGTTGGGAGTGCTGCTTTCTGATCCTCGGGAAGGAATACGATAATAGTCAGCGGCTCCTACAACTGCAGCGGAAGTGTTTGCAGACTCTGACCGTACAGATTCCCGCATAGCGGTAATAACACCGGAAAGCTTTGCAGGGGAGAACTGCCGCACAATTCCCTTTGCAATCTCGTTATATACGGACTGCTTTAAAGGTAAAAGTGCTTCGTGCCCCTTTTCTCCGTACTCATTGACACCGGTAACCGGATCCCAAAGCCTAGTTCGGTGTGTAAAAACGCCGACGGCACCGTCTGCATGTTTGCTGATCTGATATCCACCGTTTGCGTATCCGGTAACGCCGCCGTTTGCTCGTCTTACATAGAGTGGACCTTCCTCTCCTCTGGCTTGCGGATTATCATATACGACTTCACCCTGAACTACAATCCGACTGGTAGCGTTAGACTTAACATAATTGTTGAAGGCCCATAAATCATTGGAAAGTTTGTCCCAATCAACTTCTGATGCAATTGTTACCGTTATGGGTGATTTA
This genomic window from Caproicibacterium sp. BJN0003 contains:
- a CDS encoding siphovirus ReqiPepy6 Gp37-like family protein; protein product: MIDLIILNADFAELGALDDFSSLIWDRKYYETGNFELHCSPKYFPLFMGAEYIWSKGLVETGIIQDVSYDKEKHDTIVKGHFLEDILCGRLITDIVTGTKTPEVWAREWITNYCITPADSKRKIAKLSLGAMHGLGTPVPVQTRGDDLLSKIREIATPQECGFRILYDYPHDQMYAEIWQGLDRTENQAVHSLAVFSDEEETSSLSTYTRSAGDYRNFAYVAGEGEDADRIIVTVDQTNGNPRKELWVDARDLQREKDDTDTTYQAKLIQRGKEKLTQYPIAESADFSVLTSNTLVYREDYDLGDLGTVIDQETGIKYTARVEEIEEVWENGSHTVTPTLGKSPSTILGKVKREVNEVGKSAETPQLSPVARSGEYSDLKGIPTGYLTKADLLTYVFPVGTYYISFKNVSPASFLGGTWMRQEDVFLYGSTQDEMKNGTYYGGSKTKTISQDNLPNVGLYTHGYYTVDNNHDGSTVQVRARDYLTNDPTDWIGALGGGGKAMDIMPPYVGVHMWKRLS
- a CDS encoding phage distal tail protein encodes the protein MIDKKQLTLTLKSNNHTLSMGTGTNYGILTIEGIESSDITYNLKANAQFDGSQELGYRVEPRVVAIEAEYRGSGDTELIRHQIEDFFVVHHPGVLTVNYCGTERHISYRTTVFKDKRANLYDPFAFYFELTCPNPYFIGDEFSDNIAGKVPVLLTPFSIFKGTNLTLAYRKYNNELTVINPGAVSTGLEIEFIATNVVKNPRIDNLTTGEFLRVIVDMKAGDHLVVTTEHGNKRIELNGVNISQKKDRTSTFFQILEGENTLSYTADDGYTNLEVYPRWSAKYLGV